The sequence TTCCGTTCTCTTTAattgttctttcttcattacCGCATATCCGGGTTCGGGCACGATCCAGATTGAGGCCATGTGATGATTTCCTCTATCATTGAAGTTCCACTCTTCAGGAAAATTCCCATTGACGTAAACCGTATACCTGTCTTCATCTATTGACGTCTTTAAATTGTGGTAAACCTCATTAATCTTTCCGGAATCTTTTAACGATATGGCCATCATCGGACCTTCCAAATATGCGTGCGATATATAATCCTTCCTCAACTTCTCGTCCAGTAAATCTTCCCAGACGATTACATTTGAGGGAACTGCGATATTGCTCATACCATGATCACTAACAATGACCAAATTAGTAAAGTCTgttaaatttctttcttgcaATGATTCTACCAGTTGCTGCAGGAATGTATCAACTTCCCCTAATGTTTCAGTGAATTctttataataatattccGACTCTGCGGGATATCCATGCTTATGTCCAAACGCATCTACGTTTGGTACATAACCGAGAATTAATTGTGGCCTTTCGTTCAGTGTGCTCATATCCACATATTCAATAATCTTGGATAATTTCTGCGAAAGTGGCTCTTTAgcatcaaattcatcaaagtAAAAAGGAGTTCTCTCTTCCGCGATAGGCTCTTTATGTTCAGGTTGtaatttctcttcattGTATTTGGTATAATTCACATCACTACCCGGCCACATGTGTGTAGCGGCTTTGAATGGCATATCGCCGTCAAACGCAGACTGGACAGTTTGCCAAATCGGTTCtgtaatattattgttcCATATTCGAGGGTCCACTACACCTGGATGGAATTCTTCACTTAAATCAGGATCCCAAAATACGTTAGAAACTATACCATGGCGTATTGGGTATTGTCCAGTAACCAATGTCCAATGGTTGGGAAAGGTCTCCGTAGGAAAGCTTGGTATCATAAACGGTGTAGACGTGATATTCATACCCCCATTATATTTCAATTCATATAAGTCATGCAAGAATGGTGTATTCCTCTTGGATATAAGTGAAGGATGGAAACCGTCTAGTGAAATTACTATTGTTAGGGGGAAAAATTCATGTGTACCATTAAAATACTTCACATAAGGGTCGAAGTTGGGATTACCAAAGTGTGATAGTACTCTTTCAGAATGATGGGGTCTTGTTATGTTTATCAGcagaattaaaaaaacaGCAAACACCAGTGAACCAAGCAATATAcgaaatattattttaaaaggCACTTTGGAATGAAATCCTGTTCCTAAAGAAAGATCATTCTCATCACCAAATTCGCTATCGATAGGTTGACCATTCGCGTCTAATTCGTATAGTGGTATACCCCTTCTAAAATTAGGACCACCCCTATTATCTTTTGTATCGCCAATTATTATGGGATTGTTTGTCCACTTCAATCTATTCTTATAAAACCAATATTTCATCCTCGTCCAGGCGGATCGCAATCCTGATCTCAGAGCATTTTCATCCGTTATATAATCATCACGAAATGGATCTTCATTAAAATCATTCAGCTCGTTATCGAGAGACTCTAAATCATTCTGAAGCTCCATCTCTAGAGACTGTTATGCTATATctcttttgaatatatttgaTTACTTCACCTcacttatttttttattaggCTGTTTATATATTGCATCTATGTTTTTTATAACTTCttgccttttctttttttccactttaGCACAGTGCGCAAAATCTTCTGTCTCGTTATAGGACTTTATAAGATTAgatattcaaaatcaaaaagagaaaatatcatattATGTCGACAATTGGCCCGGGTGCTTATGGCCAATGTGGTCCGAAATAATTGCTACTTAATAAATCTTAGTTTCATGgtgatattttattgtattaTTTATGTTATGTATTTGCAATCGTACTTCTTGGAGCTAAAATTAAACACTTGGGTACTACCAGGCAAGAACGCGGGCAAATAGTATTCGTAAACGTAAATAATTCTTTAGAGCAGAGCTATAGAACAACATTAGGAAATTTATTTGTGCTTGTCGTACCGCTCTGATATTAAGTATTTACAATCCCGGTGCTGCCCTAAAATATTACAATGTGCTAATATGGTAAACAGTGTGATCAAAGGTTATCTCctatagaaaaaaatgtttaaaGTATAAGTTAGTGCGTTTAACTGGGTGTCTAATCTGGGTTTACCAAAGAAGTCAATTGTCGATAATCTTCAAAGGCGGAGTTATTTTATGTCTTtaacagcaacagcaaatttttgaagaaatgcaatagaatatattttcttgaggCGAGACATTACTTAACGCACGCAGAACCACAATCTAAATGTAAATTGTATTAATAACATTCAGGGTTTGCTACTGTATCTTGAAAACTGCACCAGCGATAACCCGGTAATTGAAACATTCTAGTTTGTTAAACGAAGCATTGAACTCTTTGATACGTTCTATCAATATCCAACCTTTTACTATGAGCGCAGCAGCCCGTAACAGGTATGAGAAATATGCgatattaatattatacaAATTGTACTGACCGCTTTTCCCTACTAATAAATCCAATGATGTCCTGGGGACGCCCGGATTATTCACATTATAAAAcatttattattgttatcagCGTCAAGGCCCAGAGTTCCTTCGACACGTTCCATTTGTCTCAAAAGAAGCATGAAagtttcttcaacattATAGTCTAGCTCGGCACTACATTCTATAAACACTGCCTGGTTCCTCTTATCTTGACTTCCAATTGTCGAAGCTAGTTTCTCCCCCTCCGCTTTTGTGACACACCTCTTTTCACCTTTTGCACTTCTTCCCAAATCAGCTTTGGTACCTACGAGTATTACCGGGAGGTTGTCCTTACCCAGAAGTTCTACCAGTTTATCCCAGAGGATAGGAATGAGATCAAAGCTAGCGCGATTTACTATACTATAGCATAGTATTATCCCTTGTACACCCATCAAAGATTTCATGTTTAATAGGGAAACTTCATCTTGACCTGCAGTATCGAGAATCTCCAGTGTACAGTCATGACTCCTGTAAGGAATTATCCTGGtgaattcattttcaatagtAGGATAATAGGACTCAACGAAACGCGATTCAACGAAGCGAACAGTTAAAGTAGTTTTGCCGACATTTCTGGCTCCTATTAGGGCAATCTTCCTCTGGAAATTATGTGTGGAGttcgaagaagaaatagtgGTGTATTCCATTATGTCAAAGCTgatatcttttcttgccGTACCCCAACAAAACTGCTTTTGTAGAGAGATGTTTCGAACCAgccaaaaaagaatgaatatgaaaatatcaatatgAGTTAGTAAAAATGGAGACAGATCCAACGTCCTGGTTAGAAATGTAACTAATAATGACTCGTGCTACTATGTTGTTGTAAAAACTCATTAAATTGTACTCAACAGTAGTGTCTTGTTAATGCTTTTTTGATGAGACCACTACCAGTCATTTTTCTATACCTGAGGACAGTGtaaaaaatcaaagttaataaaaatttcataaaaAAGGTCCTACCCGGATTCGAACCGGGGTTGTCCGGATCAAAACCGAAAGTGATAACCACTACACTATAGGACCAGAActtcttgttttatttattcCTCAGAGAGGTATATATACCCATATAAAAGTTATGAGAAGTGCGAAAATTCTGAGACAACTGCCAGATTCCAATTTGGGTTAAGACAATACCCAGAACGCAGAGAAAGTTTTTATCGAGAATATAGGAGTCTGCAAATGATatcgataattctacataCTTTATTGTGGTTTCTTCCTTCGTTTTATATGGTCCACTCATCaatcctattacattatgACGTCTTGTGTTCCTGCTTTGATTAGCTTTGATGACTGTCTCTTATTAGGTTACATCATCTTCTCGCACCTCATATGGTAATATGCTTTTAACATGAGTACTAGTCAATAAGCGATAATTGATTCTCTTCCGACCAGTACGAAACAGCATTTTACGGACATTCACGGAATTAGTACATAAGGGTGGTAAAAGTGATAGTGAATCGGATTAGGAAAATGATGACAGTGTGGGGCGTGAGTAATTAAATAACTCTGAGAATTTGTGGTGATAGTTGGGAACTGAAAGTCAAGAAGAACCAATATAGACTTACTAATTATAAGGCGCCtattaataaaaaatcattgaaCACCGACATGCAACATTTGCATTGGTGAGTGGCGATATTCAGGACATAATTACGTCCAGTATGGAGTTTAATTAGTAGGGACCATAGAGGTCTAGAATTTTACAACAGCGCAAACAAATCCTGCCATAACAAGGTGAGTAATGCGACAAAGCCAAATTAGAATCTCAATAATTCGAAGCTTTGGATTAGGCAAAAGAAAGTCAGGCGCCTTCATTGTGATGGCAACTAAGAGCTCCAATTTGGTAAAACGAAAGAGGTGAGAGGACCAAATCAAAAGGAACGGTGAAGAATATAATGACGATCAAAGTATTATGGACCTTCTTGACTTCTCCACTTGTATTATTAGGATACCTGGTTGCTGAGCCTAGGATGCAGCTTGATCCAAATAAATGACCTTGAATAGAAGCGCATTAGTCAAGTTCGGATAACTCCTATACATAACttcactttcaaaaaacCATTCGTTGGAATGAAACATGCAATATATCTTGAAAGGTTCAGGAACGTCAAAATAAAAGGCGGCATGCATTTGTTCCATAATTCTCATAATTTTGTGTTCTGGGGTGACGCGCAACCCAGATTGCCAATGGTCTAATTACGACGACGTCTATCAGGAACTCAAGTGATAATGATATGACGAAGACCATCTCGTAAAATATTAAAACACAGATCCCGAAGCCTTCATCATATGCATTCATATGACAACTTTTTATGAGACAAACCTGTGCAGCGCATACGCCTTTATAGAACCACCAAAAAATGGAATGAGCACTGCACACCGCAACCAGAGTGACGAAGGGAGATACCCACGCATGACAATACTTTATCATCCTTGACCGCTTCAGGACGTCTTAAAGCAGTTATTTTGATTCCTTTGTCTCGGCATAGTTCCAAAATTTGGCACTGTCTCCCTACGATTGATCTTCCATATAGAAGACTTCCGTCTAGTGGTTTTGTCCTCAACCTCAAACTAACATCGGATGACTTTAATTCTATTATCAACAGGACTTGCCCACTGGCGCTGTTAATCTCGCCGGAAGGGCATGCAACGAGCGTACCGTTGTAAATTAATAAGAATTATATGTAGGACAAAGACTAAAGTTTCAAGAATCAAAAACTGCG comes from Saccharomyces paradoxus chromosome III, complete sequence and encodes:
- the NPP1 gene encoding nucleotide diphosphatase/phosphodiesterase NPP1 (Nucleotide pyrophosphatase/phosphodiesterase~similar to YCR026C); its protein translation is MELQNDLESLDNELNDFNEDPFRDDYITDENALRSGLRSAWTRMKYWFYKNRLKWTNNPIIIGDTKDNRGGPNFRRGIPLYELDANGQPIDSEFGDENDLSLGTGFHSKVPFKIIFRILLGSLVFAVFLILLINITRPHHSERVLSHFGNPNFDPYVKYFNGTHEFFPLTIVISLDGFHPSLISKRNTPFLHDLYELKYNGGMNITSTPFMIPSFPTETFPNHWTLVTGQYPIRHGIVSNVFWDPDLSEEFHPGVVDPRIWNNNITEPIWQTVQSAFDGDMPFKAATHMWPGSDVNYTKYNEEKLQPEHKEPIAEERTPFYFDEFDAKEPLSQKLSKIIEYVDMSTLNERPQLILGYVPNVDAFGHKHGYPAESEYYYKEFTETLGEVDTFLQQLVESLQERNLTDFTNLVIVSDHGMSNIAVPSNVIVWEDLLDEKLRKDYISHAYLEGPMMAISLKDSGKINEVYHNLKTSIDEDRYTVYVNGNFPEEWNFNDRGNHHMASIWIVPEPGYAVMKKEQLKRTEKGDHKDKNEEKVFTIGSHGYDNNAIDMRSVFIGMGPYFPQGYIEPFQNTEFYNLLCDICGVAEKDRNANDGAGVLMNQLREPQSSDEVQIEDDFDYLISRFGEISTYNIIWGGYPEETEQNDDDNDNGDSDDESTDEIAAVSTSSSTTKLPITTSISSATRISPDEISPSSKRSSTQVSATTNAAGDWLQDIINDAKELIDDIIDSIDDLVDSDT
- the RHB1 gene encoding putative GTPase RHB1 (Rheb-related GTPase~similar to YCR027C) gives rise to the protein MEYTTISSSNSTHNFQRKIALIGARNVGKTTLTVRFVESRFVESYYPTIENEFTRIIPYRSHDCTLEILDTAGQDEVSLLNMKSLMGVQGIILCYSIVNRASFDLIPILWDKLVELLGKDNLPVILVGTKADLGRSAKGEKRCVTKAEGEKLASTIGSQDKRNQAVFIECSAELDYNVEETFMLLLRQMERVEGTLGLDADNNNKCFIM